One region of Ictalurus punctatus breed USDA103 chromosome 6, Coco_2.0, whole genome shotgun sequence genomic DNA includes:
- the arsh gene encoding arylsulfatase D, with protein MAHIRLRHLLGLLILTVGVSRCVTNAEDATKPNFILMMVDDLGIGDVGCYGNDTIRTPNIDRLAKEGVKLTQHVAAAPLCTPSRAAFMTGRHALRSGLGSTGRVQVILFLGASGGLPPNETTFARVLQKQGYTTGIVGKWHLGVSCKSRNDHCHHPNSHGFDYFYGLPFTLFNDCKPGNGSDVLGDLQELLGHIFMLLALAVLTLIMAKISGLLEIGSRMLMFIVVVCVLGFLTWYIPFAFLRTWNCIIMRNQDVVEQPLNLDTLSEKLMNEAERFVERNQNRPFLLFLSLPHVHTPLLISKQFAGKSKHGLYGDIVEEVDWMVGRMVKIVEKLNLSERTLMYFTSDHGGDIWISDSEGHKGGWNGIYRGGKNMAGWEGGIRVPGIFRWTNRLPAGKIVNEPTSLMDIFPTVVNLAGGQLPNDRILDGHDLLPLLEGKTKRSQHEFMFHYCGVHLNAVRWHPPGSDSVFKVHFFTVNCNSTQMCLCHGDILTHHDPPLVFDVTSDPSEAVPLTVETEARHGEVLQRVRDAVQEHQRTLTLPENQLSWPNVLWKPWLQPCCGIFPFCSCSETS; from the exons ATGGCTCACATAAGACTGAG GCATTTGCTCGGATTGCTTATCCTAACCGTCGGTGTAAGTCGGTGTGTTACAAACGCTGAAGATGCCACCAAACCCAACTTCATACTCATGATGGTTGATGATCTGGGGATCGGGGACGTTGGTTGCTATGGTAACGATACGATCAG AACCCCGAACATCGACAGGTTAGCGAAGGAAGGAGTGAAACTGACTCAGCACGTtgctgctgctcctctctgtACACCGAGCAGAGCTGCGTTCATGACGGGACGTCACGCTTTGCGTTCAG GTCTCGGAAGTACTGGAAGAGTGCAGGTGATCCTATTCCTCGGTGCTTCAGGAGGACTTCCTCCCAATGAAACCACGTTTGCCAGAGTCCTACAAAAGCAGGGTTACACCACAGGAATTGTGG GAAAGTGGCACTTGGGAGTGAGCTGTAAGAGCAGGAACGATCACTGCCACCATCCCAACAGCCACGGTTTCGACTACTTTTATGGTCTTCCTTTCACTCTGTTTAATGACTGCAAACCTGGAAACGGCAGTGATGTGCTCGGCGACCTTCAGGAGCTGCTGGGGCACATTTTCATGCTATTAGCGCTGGCAGTGTTGACGCTAATCATGGCTAAAATCTCTGGACTTCTGGAAATCGGCTCCAGGATGCTCATGTTCATTGTCGTTGTTTGTGTTCTTGGCTTTTTGACTTGGTACATTCCATTTGCGTTCTTACGGACCTGGAATTGCATCATCATGAGGAATCAGGATGTAGTGGAACAACCATTGAATCTGGACACGCTATCCGAAAAGCTAATGAACGAGGCGGAGCGGTTTGTTGAGAG GAACCAGAACAGACCCTTTTTGCTGTTTCTGTCTCTGCCTCACGTCCACACGCCACTTCTCATCTCCAAACAGTTTGCAGGAAAAAGCAAACATGGCCTTTACGGAGACATCGTGGAGGAAGTGGACTGGATGGTTG GCAGAATGGTGAAGATTGTCGAGAAGCTGAATCTTTCTGAAAGGACTCTGATGTACTTCACGTCTGATCACGGAGGAGACATCTGGATATCTGACTCGGAGGGTCATAAAGGAGGCTGGAATGGAATTTATCGAG GTGGTAAAAACATGGCTGGCTGGGAAGGTGGCATTCGTGTTCCTGGAATATTCCGCTGGACAAATCGTCTTCCAGCTGGAAAAATCGTTAATGAGCCAACCAGTTTAATGGACATTTTTCCTACCGTAGTGAACCTCGCAGGAGGACAGCTACCTAATGACAG GATTCTGGATGGTCATGACCTGCTGCCGCTGTTGGAGGGAAAAACAAAGCGTTCGCAACACGAGTTCATGTTCCACTACTGTGGTGTTCATTTGAACGCGGTCCGCTGGCATCCTCCTGGCA GCGACTCAGTTTTCAAAGTGCACTTCTTCACTGTGAATTGCAACAGCACACAAATGTGCTTGTGCCACGGTGACATCCTCACACACCACGACCCGCCACTTGTCTTCgatgtgacctctgacccctcGGAGGCAGTGCCCTTGACGGTGGAGACAGAGGCACGTCACGGCGAGGTGCTGCAGCGGGTTCGAGATGCCGTGCAGGAACACCAGCGGACACTGACGCTCCCTGAGAACCAGCTGTCGTGGCCGAACGTGCTgtggaaaccatggttacagcCATGCTGCGGCATTTTCCCCTTCTGCTCCTGCTCAGAGACTTCGTGA